The DNA region CTTCCGCGAGGACCGCTACGACGCGGCGCTGCTCGCGCTCGATCCCCCGCGCGCGGAGCTGCACGCGCGCATCGACGCCCGGGTCCGCGCCATGTTCGCGGGCGGCCTGCTCGAAGAGGCGCGCGCGCTCGCCGCCCGCTTCGGCGGCGCGCTGCCGGCCCGGCTGCCCATCGGCTACGCGGAGGCGGCGGCGCACCTGCGCGGCGAGCTCGACCTCGAGGAGGCGATCCGGCGCGTCCAGGTCGCGCACCGCCGCTACGCGCGACGCCAGGTGATCTGGCTGCGCAAGGAGCGCGGCGTCGTCTGGATCGCCCCGCCGTACGACCCGGAGGCGTTGGCGCGCCGCGTCGAAAAGCGCTGAGAAGCCGGTGGGCTGCGCGCGTGCGTTCCGCCGGGGCCGTGCTATAAGCCGTCCGTGTCCAAGCCAGCCTACGCCCTCGACTTCGAGCGCCCGCTCCTCGCCCTCGAGTCCAAGATCGCCGAGCTGAAGGAGCTCTCCGGCGGCGCCAAGGTCGACTTCAGCGAGGAGATCCAGAAGCTCGAGAAGAAGGCCCGGAAGCTCCAGGCCGAGATCTTCAGCGACCTCGACCGGTGGCAGACGGTCCAGCTCGCCCGGCACCCGCAGCGCCCGTACACCCTCGACTACCTGAGGGAGCTGTTCACCGACTTCTTCGACATCGAGGGCGACCGGCGCTTCTCCGCCGACCACTCGATCGTGTCCGGGTTCGCCCGCTTCGACGGCGAGCCGGTGGTGGTCATCGGCCACCAGAAGGGCCGGAGCACCAAGGAGAACATGCTCCGGAACTTCGGCATGCCGCGGCCGGAGGGCTACCGCAAGGCGCGCCGGCTGTTCGACCTCGCCAACCGCTTCCGCAAGCCGGTCATCACCTTCATCGACACGCCGGGCGCGTACCCGGGCATCGGCGCCGAGGAGCGCGGCCAGGCCGAGGCCATCGCGGTGAACCTCGAGGTGATGGCGTCGCTCGAGGTGCCGGTCATCGCGATCGTCATCGGCGAGGGCGGTTCGGGCGGCGCGCTCGCGCTCGGCGTCGCGAACCGCGTGCTCATGCTGCAGTACTCGATCTACTCGGTCATCTCGCCGGAGAGCTGCAGCGCCATCCTCTACCGCGACCCGACCAAGGCGCAGAAGTCGGCCGACGCGCTGAAGCTGACGGCGCGCGACCTGGCCGGCTTCGGGATCACCGACGAGCTCATCCCCGAGGCGCCCGGCGGCGCGCACCGCGACCCGGTGCTCACCGCCAAGAACGTGGGCGACGCGCTCCGGCGCCACCTCGCCGAGCTCCGGAAGCTCACCCCCGAGCAGCTCGTCACCGACCGGTACCGCAAGTTCCGGGCGATGGGCGTGTTCACCTCGGAGGAGTGACGGCGCCGGCGCCGAGCGGGATCCGCTCCTCCGGCGCGCCCTCCGGGCCCGCCCGCAGCACCGCGTAGGAGCCGGGCCGGGGTCCCGCGGCGCGCACCGCCGGCTCCACCGCGGCCCAGAGCGCCCGCGCGTCCGGGCCGGCCAGGTGCAGCACGCAGTAGCCGTCGCGCCACTCGTCCCGGACCAGCCGGCCGGCGCCGGCCGCGAGCCGATCCATCAGCGCGTACTCGAGCTCGCGGAGCCGCTCGCGCTCCGCCCGCGAGCCGTGCGGCCGCTCGTCCAGCCGCAGGTGGACGGTCACCGGCTGCTCCGGCGCCCTCGCCGCGCCGGGCGCGGCGAGGAGCAGGGCGGCGAGGCCGGCGGCGGCGGCGTGCACCCCGGGATCGTGACGCCGGGGCCCGGCGGCGCCAGTCCGCGAACGGGGACCTCGGCGCGGTCGCGCCTCCCGGCGGAGAGGGGTATAAGGGTTCGCCCATGCCCGCCTCCCAGGGCTCCAGCCCCGCCTCCGCGCACCGCCCATTCATCGTCGCGATCGACGGCCCGGCCGGCGCGGGCAAGTCCACCGCCTCCCGCCAGCTCGCCGCCCGGCTCGGCTTCGCCATGGTGGACACCGGCGCCATCTACCGGACCGTGGCGCTCGCCGCGACGCTCCGCGGGATCGCGCTCGACGACGACGCCCGCCTGGGCCAGCTGCTCCCGAAGCTCGCCATCCGGTTCGCGCCCTCGGGGCAGCCCGGCGGCGGCCAGCGGGTCCTCCTCGGCGAGGAGGACGTGTCGGTGGAGATCCGCACCCCGCCCATGTCGCTCGGGGCGAGCAAGGTGTCGGCGCGGCCGGTGGTGCGGGCCGGGCTGCTGGACCTGCAGCGCCGGCTCGCGCTCGCCGCCGAGAACCGCGGGGCGGTGCTGGAGGGGCGCGACATCGGCACGGTGGTGTTCCCGGACGCGGACGCCAAGTTCTTCCTGGTCGCCACGCCAGAGGAGCGGGCGCGGCGGCGCCACGCCGAGCTGCTGGCGAAGGGCGATCCCTCCACGTTCGAGGAGGTGCTCGCCGATCAGCTGAAGCGCGACCGGCAGGACTCCGAGCGCGAGATCGCGCCGCTCCGCCCGGCCGACGACGCGGTGGTGGTGGACACGAGCGGCACGCCGCTCGAGGCGGTGGTGGACGCGCTCGCCCGCGAGGTGCGCGCGCGCCAGCGCCGGCGCGGGCGGGGCGGGGGCCGGCCGTGAGCGACGGCGCGCGCACGTACGGGCCGAAGGAGTGCGGCAGCTGCCGGCTGTGGAGGCCCATCCTGGAGGACGCGCGCGGGCCCATCGGCCCGTGCCGCCTCGGCGTGCGCACCGGCGACTTCCCCGGCACGGCGCCCGTCTGCGAGCGGTACCTGTCCCGCGAGGCCGCCATCCCGTCCGCGCCGCCGCCCGAGCCGGCGCGCCGCCGCGCGCGCGCGCCCGGGCCGACCGTGGTCGTGCACCGCGCCCCGGGCCACGGCGCGGCCGCGCCGGCGCCCGCGACCACGTTCTCCGTCCCCCTGCCCGAGGAGCTGACCGACATGACGCGAGAGGAGTTCGCCCAGGCCATCCGCGAGGCGCTGCGCGAGGACGTGCCCGTCCCGCTCGCGCCCAAGTGGGAAGGCGGCACGGTGGTGCTGAAGCCCGGCGATCCCGGCACCGCGCCCAAGGAGATCCCGCTCGACAGCCTGTTCCACAAGATCGTGATGATCCGGGACCGGCTGCGGGTGCTGGAGCAGAAGGTCAACGCGAACGACAAGCTGACCGACACCGAGAAGGTCGAGCTGCAGCAGTACGTGACCCGCTGCTACGGCTCGCTCACGACGTTCAACGTCCTGTTCAAGGACGAGAAGGACCGCTTCGTCGGCGACAAGGCCTGAGCGGCCCCGCGCTCACCGCCCGCGGGTGGTGAGGGAAGGCGGGCTGGAGCAGGTGCCGGAGAAGGCGCGCTCGGCCTCGGCCACCGCGCGCTGGTAGGCCTTCTCGTAGTCGGCCGCGCGCGGGTCCTTCGCCTTGCGCGCCAGGTCCCAGGCGGACTGGAACTCGCGCCGCGCGTCGCCGGCGCGCCCGCCCGCCTCGTACGCCTGCCCCAGGACCCCGTGCGCCGCGGGCACGCCCGCGTGGAGCGAGGCGTTCCGCTCCAGCGTCCGGAGCGCGCCGGCCGCGTCGCCGTCCCTGGCCTGCTGGAGCCCGGCGAGGCGCAGCGCCGGCTCGGGGGGCGGCACCTCCCACCCGAACCGCGCCGACAGCGCGCGGTAGTGCGCCTCGACCGCGGCCGCCCCGCCGCGCGGGCCGACGTCGCCGCGGGCCACCGGCATGCCCCAGCCCTGGAAGATGCCGCGCAGCCCGGCCACGGCGGCGGCGGTCACCTCGGGCGCGGCGTCGCCGGCGAGCGGCAGCGGGCGCCAGCCCTCGGGCGTGCCGGCCGGTCGCCGCCCGGCCACGATCCGCAGCGCCGCCGCCGGGTGGTTGCGCTCCACCCAGGGCGCCACCTCGGGGGCCAGCGCCGCGTCGGCGGCCGGCGAGGCCGAGCCCGCGCCGGCGGCCGCCGGCGTCACGCCGGCCTCGGCGCGCTCGACCGCCACCAGGATCACCTCCGGCATCTCGCCGCGCCGCGCGAGCCCTTGCGCGGCCGCGCCCACCGCGGCGAGATCCCGGGCGCCGTCGGCCAGGTAGACCACCGGGAGCCGCGCGCCGGGCGCGGCCTCGGGCGCGCGCACGGTGAGCCGCAGCGCGGCGCCCGACCGGGCGGGCAGCTCCACCACCCGGTCCGGCGCCGCCGCGGCGGCGCGGCCGGCGAGCGACGACAGGAAGAGCAGGGCGGCGGCGTGAGACGGGCGGATCATGGAACGCTCCTTCGCGGACTGCGGGTGCTCCGGTGCGCGGCCGGCGGCCGCGCGGTTCACTGACCGTGGTGGTGGTGGTCCTCCCAGCTCCGGTCCCCCGCCTTGCCGCACAGGTTGGGCAGGCCGGGCCAGGTGGGGCTGAACTCGCGGGGCGCGACGCGCGCGGTCGCCGCCTCGAGGTGCGCGCGGTAGGCGGCGGCGCCCGGGTCCTTGGCGCGCTCGGCCAGCTCGAGCGCCGTCCGGAACGCCCCCTTCGCCTCCTCGAGCCGGTCCGCGCGGGCCAGCGCCATCCCCAGCACGTCGTGGGCCGCCGCGCTGGCGGGATGCCAGGCCGCGTTCTGCCGCAGGGCCCGGATGCCGTCCTCGAGCTTCCCGTCGCGGATCGCCTGCCGGCCCGCGGCCTCCACCACAGGCTCGGGCGGCCGGACCGTCCACCCGAGCCGCTCCGAGAGCTTCGCGTAGTGGCGCTCGACCGCCGGGAGCCCTCCGCCCGGCCCGACGGCGCCCACCGGGGCGGGCATGGTCCACCCGGCGAACACCTCCTTGAAGCCGCGGGAGGCGCCCTCCAGCACCACCGACCAGTGGTCCTCGCCCGGGAGGTCCAGCGCCGCGACCTGGAGGCCCCCGCCGGCGGCGCTCGCGGCGCCCGCCAGCGCCTTCGCCTGCTTCGCCGCCTCCGG from Anaeromyxobacter dehalogenans 2CP-C includes:
- a CDS encoding acetyl-CoA carboxylase carboxyltransferase subunit alpha, whose amino-acid sequence is MSKPAYALDFERPLLALESKIAELKELSGGAKVDFSEEIQKLEKKARKLQAEIFSDLDRWQTVQLARHPQRPYTLDYLRELFTDFFDIEGDRRFSADHSIVSGFARFDGEPVVVIGHQKGRSTKENMLRNFGMPRPEGYRKARRLFDLANRFRKPVITFIDTPGAYPGIGAEERGQAEAIAVNLEVMASLEVPVIAIVIGEGGSGGALALGVANRVLMLQYSIYSVISPESCSAILYRDPTKAQKSADALKLTARDLAGFGITDELIPEAPGGAHRDPVLTAKNVGDALRRHLAELRKLTPEQLVTDRYRKFRAMGVFTSEE
- the cmk gene encoding (d)CMP kinase, producing the protein MPASQGSSPASAHRPFIVAIDGPAGAGKSTASRQLAARLGFAMVDTGAIYRTVALAATLRGIALDDDARLGQLLPKLAIRFAPSGQPGGGQRVLLGEEDVSVEIRTPPMSLGASKVSARPVVRAGLLDLQRRLALAAENRGAVLEGRDIGTVVFPDADAKFFLVATPEERARRRHAELLAKGDPSTFEEVLADQLKRDRQDSEREIAPLRPADDAVVVDTSGTPLEAVVDALAREVRARQRRRGRGGGRP
- a CDS encoding alpha/beta hydrolase-fold protein encodes the protein MIRPSHAAALLFLSSLAGRAAAAAPDRVVELPARSGAALRLTVRAPEAAPGARLPVVYLADGARDLAAVGAAAQGLARRGEMPEVILVAVERAEAGVTPAAAGAGSASPAADAALAPEVAPWVERNHPAAALRIVAGRRPAGTPEGWRPLPLAGDAAPEVTAAAVAGLRGIFQGWGMPVARGDVGPRGGAAAVEAHYRALSARFGWEVPPPEPALRLAGLQQARDGDAAGALRTLERNASLHAGVPAAHGVLGQAYEAGGRAGDARREFQSAWDLARKAKDPRAADYEKAYQRAVAEAERAFSGTCSSPPSLTTRGR